AGTGTCTGAACACCATCGATCCCATGATCTCCATACATTATATCCGGGATCTCTCGACCAAGATATTTGAACACAAGTCTAGACACCTGAAAATCCTTATCTCCTGACGAAAGTAGATGTGCTACTAGCTGAAGATCAAAAACATTTACCTTCATGTTATCCAATGCGTACAGGTTGTACGATACTACCTCACGGCAAAGACCTTCCCATCCGATCAAGGCTGTTTCACATTCCTTGCATGTCGTGAATCCACTAGCCAACATAGTTGCTGTTTCACGATCAAGCAATTTCTTTCTCACAGAAAGTTCTCCCGAGTTATCCACACCACAAAGAAAGAGTTCACCTCCTCGAGTCCCTGTCGGATCACCCACATGAACGATCAGTGACTTTTCACAACCCAACACTTCTCGTAGTACTTGATCAAAATCTTCAGGCATAACCTCTAATGCCTCAACATACCCCTGGGAGTATACTTCACCATGACTGTCCAAATCGACCCTACCTGCATCATCAACTTTACCTCCAGAAGGTGTTCCAAACAAACCAAGTTGGTCAACAGCCTCATTTCTACCTACCTCCTGTTTAGGTATCTTACTCACAAGCGACCTAAACTCCATTTCATTGAAGAGTTGAAGTACCTTAGACCTATCAAAATCACTCATAAGACAATCTTCTAACTGTATCGGCTCATCGATGTGCTCAACGATCGTTGCCAATCGACGACTCAGTTCCATCTGCTCCACCCCTTCTGACAGCAATTTTGCCTGTCGTGGAGGTATTTCATCCAAATGCCTATAGATCTCATCAATTGAACCATACTTAGCCAACAGACCTACTGCACTTTTCATTCCAACTCCCTTAACACCAGGGATATTATCAGAAGGATCACCAACCAGACCTTTTAGATCTACTATCTGATCTGGTCGGACACCCAACTTCTTAACGGTTTCGGCCGTGTCATAGATCAGCAGATTCTTGAAACTTCCAAGAGGCAAGCACACATATACATTATCTCCGATAAGCTGAAGAAGGTCTTTGTCACCGGATAAAATGAGCATATCCATATTATAGTCATACCACTTCCCTTTCTTTGCACGATATGAAAGGTCGCCGAGAATATCATCGGCTTCATAACCCTCTCTTTTCATTATGGGAATATTAAAAGCCGTTAAAATATCTTCCACATAGGGGAATTGGTCCAACAAGCCCTGATCTGTAGGCTTCCTATGCGCTTTATAATCTACAAATTCAGTATGCCTGAAGGTTGGTTTCTTTGTATCGAATGCACATACAATGTATTTTGGCATATATTCATTTAATACATTCAATAACATTGATGTAAAGCCATAAACTGCATTGACTTGAACCCCTTTACTATTCACCAACGAATCAGGAAATGCATGATACGCCCTATGTACTATCGCATTGGCATCTATAGCTAAAAAGAGATCTTTACCTTTTGGAATTGTTGCCATATTCAATTTGATTAAAAGATACTTCAAATACACAGATGTAGATCCTGTGTATATCATTCACATTGTATCAGATGTTAGAGATAGTAACGAATAGCCCCTGTTCAATTATTATACTCTTGATTCTTTTCACGATACTCGACATGCTATAATGTACTACATACCTACTCATGTAGATATACAGGCGGTGAGGTACCTTGTAGATTAACCGTCGGAATAGTATATCTGATCTTATATTACTTCTACACAAAGAGGGGCCCTCTTTGCAGGTGGCACCTTATATGTACAAAGATATTACTCCGCACCTCTTACCAATCGTCTTCAAGCATATCTCTATACCGATCTTCGCAGATTAAAATATCTGTTTACGATAGAGGTTCAAACTGGAGAAATAGGTTTGACATTCAAAGATGTATTATCAGTGAGTATAGCTTCTAGGTAATAAGGATTGTAAGAACATCTGGATCATTGCTTAATTTAATACCCTATCTGATCGGATCCAGATATTTTATGAGCAGATAACTAAATGAGCGATTATTATAAAAGCCAGTATAAAGGGGCTTTATTACATGCCTTATTACATACCTTATTACATACCCTATTACACACCATATACATCCTTAAAAATACTCTTGAGAAGGTCAAAATTTGAGAGATATATACTCGTGGAAACCGATCACTTAAGATATAATTATGTATAAACTTTCATAACAACGATATCATGCTTCAAGAGCAGATCAAGGAATTCCTTTCACAACACAATCTCATGGGAATAAGCACAATTTCAGATGATGGGTCACTTTGGCCTGCAATTGTCTACTATGTGTATGACGATGAATTAAATATTTACTTTATGAGTGATAAGAACGATCTACATCCTCAAAATATCAATAAAAGAGATCAGGTTGCGTGTACAATATTCTCTTCTGACCAACCAAGTTCAGGAAAAAAGGCTGGTATACAACTATCCGGTGTAGCAGAAGAAATATCTATGATCAAGAGTATCAAGTGGATGTTAAAGATGTGGCAAAGCCATATTGACAAGGGCGGTGAACCTCTGATGGATGCCCAGGATTTTCTAGGCCTTGCTTCTGACAGAATATACAAGATCACCCCTAAAAGGATAAAATACTTCAACAATGGGCTTTTCGAGAAGAATTTCGAGATACTGGATCTATAAGTTACAGAGCTGATCGAAACTTTTTTTAACATAGTCCATCAACCCACTTTCATGCAGCTTTGAGTAGAACTCGATAAGATCGATATCTGCGTTACCTTAAATAGAGATGCGTTCTATCTTATATTAGAGATGCAGTCTATTAAATACAAGACGCAACCTTCCCAGGTGGTGTGCGATCTACTTCTTGGTTACTTTCTCAAATAGTGCATTGAATTCGTCAGCTTCAACATGTTCTTGCTTTAGGAGTAGTGCAACAAGCTCTTTAACGATCTCACTATTCTCCTGAAGTATCTTTCTGGCGTTATCCTGAGCTTCATCAATGATCCGCTTAACCTCTTGATCGATCGTCTCTGCTGTAGAATCGCTGTAGTCTTTATCTCCACCATATTGATAGCCTAGATATGCTACCTCTTCGAGATTACCGTATGTGACAAAACCTAGTTTCTCACTCATACCGTATCTCTGAACCATAGCCCTTGCCACTTCGGTTGCGGCTTTGATATCTCCTGATGCACCAGTAGTCATCTCTTCAAGAAATACCTCTTCAGCAACCTTACCAGCTACTGCGGATGTGATACGTGCGACCATCTGACTTACCTTGACCATGGTTTGCTCTTCTTCAGGAACATAAACGGTCACACCACCAGTCATACCTCTTGATACTATCGAGATCTTCTCTACGGGATGTGCACCCTTAGTTAGTTTTGCGACCACTGCGTGACCAGCCTCATGATATGCGACCCTTTTCAGGTCTTCTTCGGTTCTCTTATTCCGCTTCTGTCGCCCTAGCTTGACCTTAAGATACGCCTCTAAAAGATCGTCCTGTTCGATAGTTTTCCTATCTTCTTTTACAGCCATGATCGCTGCCTCATTTAATAGATTTTCCAAGTCAGCACCAGAGTACCCTATGGTCTTTTTAGCAAGTAAGGTCAGGTCTACATTGTTGGCAAATTTCTTATTTTTAGAGTGTACTTTCAAGATAGCGAGACGACCTTCATACTCGGGCATTTCGACAACCACACTACGATCGAATCGACCTGGTCTCAAAATAGCTGGGTCAAGGACATCTGGCCTGTTTGTCGCAGCTAATACGATTACATTCTCACGACTTTCTAACCCATCCATCTCAACCAAGATCTGATTGAGTGTCTGCTCCCCTGCTCCTGAGTGCAAGACTGTACCCCTTTTCTTTGCGACTGCATCGATCTCATCGATAAAGATTATGCATGGAGCAGCTTTCTTTGCTTTTGTGAAAAGATCTCGCACTCTTGATGCTCCTGCACCCACCAACATCTCCTCAAACTCAGATCCAGATGTATGGAAGAATGGTACACCTGCTTCACCTGCTACTGCTTTAGCAAGAAGTGTCTTACCAGTACCTGGTGCACCAACTAAAAGGACTCCCTTGGGGATCCTTGCTCCAATTGCCACATATTTTTTCGGATTCTTAAGGAAATCTACAACCTCTATTAACTCTTCCTTAACTTCCTCGATACCTGCTACATCTTCAAAAGAGATCCCTGTTTTCTTACCAAATATCAATCTAGCCTTGCTCTGACCAAAATCCATGATCTTTCCGCCTGAGGATTGCATACTTTTCAACATCATATATACCAATGCCAATCCAGCACCTAGCAGTACAATAGATATAACATCACCTATCGTGAGTGCTACATTTGGTTCGTAGAAATCATTTTGGATCTCATTGATACTAACTCCTGCATCATCCAATCGTTCATAAAAATCGGTACGTGCAGTAAGTAAGGCATGCCTTCTCATCAGCACATCGTCTTTCTCGTATTCCAAGATCACAGAATCATCTTTAAGGATGATCTTCTCATAATCTCCATCTTCAACCTGTCGTACGATCTTGGATAGAGAAACTTCATCACCTTTTGATTGGATCCCCATTAGGAAGTTCCACACGAACAGAAGCGTTATAGCAATTGCTACTGTTGTTATGAGGCTCGTATTGCTAGGTCTTCTTCTATGTTTGAATTTGCGTATATCAGAAGGAGGATTCATTCCTCTCTGACCTGAACCTTGTGGTTGTGATGGCCTGGCGTTAGGTGTTGGTTCGGTTTTATTCTTTTGAGTTTCATTTACCAAGTCTCGCATTGGAGTATTTGTATTATTATCCATACTATTATTATGTAATTTAGAAAATTAGCTGGGAGTAGAATGATATGAATTCACAATACTCTACTGAAGTTCCATTAAATAACACCACTGATCCTATCAGAAACTATCAGTGGTGGTGGCGACTGGAATCGAACCAGTGACCTTGGGTTTATGAATCCCATGCTCTAACCGACTGAGCTACGCCACCATTGCGATCACGAACCTCTCAATGATCTTAAGTTTTCTTATGCTCCTTACCTATTTTATAGGTAGAAAATGTTTAGCGATGTGATTATACCAGATGAAAAGATGAAAATGCGAGATACGATCATCAAATTACTAAATTCTTCAGATATTTTTGAATATTTGTGTCTAGCCGATGTTTACCAGATAATTCCTGATACCGAAAGAGATGATTTCTATATACTCCTCGGGGTATATATCAGGCTCTCCCAGAATACTCACCTGTTTCCGTATTGATCACTAAGACATCGCCCTGCTTAATGAATAAAGGGACCTTCACCTTATATCCGGTTTCAGTTGTCACAATCTTTGTTGCAGAATTTGCAGTATCACCTTTTACAGCATCTACGCTTTCTACAACCTTTAGTTCTACTGTTGAGTTCTTTCGTAGATTTACAGGCTTACCTTCATAGAACATCACTAGATACTTATCGCCTTCCTTTAGATATTGTGCGTAATCACCGATCATCTCCAAGTTAACAGGGATCGTCTCATATGTTGAAGTGTTCATGAAATATGCGGATTCTCCATCTACATAAAGGTATTGCATTTCACTATATGAGGTCTCTACCTCCTCGAACTTAGTTCCTGCTTTAACTGTTTGATTGATCAGTTGTCCTGTTTCGATATTTTTTGCCCCAAAAATGATCAATCCTCCCTGCCTTCCTTGTGTCTTATATCTTCTGTCTGTCACAAGGTAAACAGATCCATCTATTTTGATGTACATATCTTTTTTGATCTGATCAGTGAATGATGCCATATTGAGCAATAAATATCTTATTTACACGGGGATTCTACTACTTAGGTCTAGAATGTTCAAATCCGGATCTTCTGTTCTTGGAGAGGTTTGAATGGTCTTTTATGCGCTGGGATAGAGAAATTATGAGAGAAAAGATGTTAATGTGTCAAATGCAACATCCTTCAACTTTGCATTGTGTATATTTGGATTCTCGTCCTCCGCATGATGTGCTAAGGAGACATCCCGAAGCTAGGAGAAATTGAAACTTCTGTTTTGATCCTGTTTCAATTTCGTATGCAAAGGGAATGTATGCCTCGTTTTCACATTTCAAATGCCTTTGCATTTGAAATGACAAGGAGGGATCACGAAGTGATGAGGAAATAAATGAAATGGGTCTAGACTAGTTTAGAGTGGATTTTTCCTAAACTCTTTCAAAAGTATATCATAAATCCCTCCTCTGCGATTCCATCGCCATTCAGATTCTTTCAAATGAAGGTTAAACATCTCGTCTGTTAATCCATTAAACTTCGCTAAACGCCTTTTAGTGAAGCTCCAAAAGCTCTCTATACCATTTACATGTGCCTTGCCTCTAACAAACTCATCTTTACTATGATACACACGATAGTGATCATACCCATTGAGAATTAATCCGTCATAGTTTTTCCAACCATCTGAGTATATCGTCGACCCTTCTAATACTTTACCTTCGATGATTGGCATTAATTGCTCTTTCCTACAGTTTTTCACGACATTTACAAACACTTTCCCGTCTCGTTTGAGAATACCGAATACTGGTGTTTTGCCAGCTGCACCACGACCACGCTTACCTCTAACTCTTTTAGCTCCGAAGTATGATTCATCCACTTCGAACTCACCTAACTCAGGTGTTGAGGCGACAGATAGTTCTGCTATTCGTACACGTATTTTATGGAAGAGTTTATTTACAGAATTACGACTTACTCCTGAGTACTTAGAAGCTTTGGAGGTTGTTTCATCTTCAGCGAAATACTTCAAGATCTCCCTGAATTTACGTTCAGAAATATGCGCTCTGTTCAAATACTTGTTTTTCATTGTCTAGATAGTCACTTAAGATGAATTATACCATCTTAAAGTTGTCTAGACCCTAAAAATATCTAACTTTTTTTCATTTTTGCTAATTTTAGATTTTTTGCATTTATTCAAATTAATTTCCTTCTTTCAGTAGCTCCTGTAAACTCTTACCTGCATTACTATTCGATTTGCCCTCCTTCTTCTTACCAAGACCTAATCTCTCAAACATGTTTCCGCTAAACTTACCTTTATCTGACTTAACTTCTAGTTGCTCTTCTGTTGCTAAAGGTACAGTATAGCTAAAAACACTTCCCTTTCCTAACTCACTTTTAATATCAACCTTTCCTCCCATAGCTTCTACAAGACCAAAAGTCACAAATAAACCAAGCCCTGTACCCCCAGGACGAACAAGAGAAGCTGACTTTTCTCTTTCCATAATATATTGGTTAGATCTGTAGAATTTCTTCCCTAATTTCTTTATATCATCCTCTGAAATACCAACTCCTGTATCATGAACTTCTACTTTCACAAGCTTATCATCCTTGTTTAGTCTTACAGTAACACTTCCTTTCTCCGTATATTTAACAGCATTGTTCAAAAGATTATCCATGACCTCTTGAATTCTTACCCTATCAGCAAAGACTTTTGGATAATCAGAGAAGTTATCTGGCTTTTCAAAGTTTATATCTAATTGCTTGTCTTCTGCATGTTTTCTTTGTCCTTCTATACCATCTTCTACTACATCAATAATATCAACAGGTTCAAGATTTAATTCCAATCGCCCATCATCAAGCTTCGTTGCACTTAATAAAGTATTTATTAACTTTATCTCCCTAACAATATTCTCCCCCATTGTAGCCATGTAACTATCATATTTCTTTGAGTTTTCTTCGTTGCTTTTATCAAGGTTCATCTTCTCCAATAATTTAGGCAAGAGTACATAATAGTTCTTTATTATTGTCATAGGAGTTCTTAGTTCATGCCCCATTATGTCTAGCATGTCATGTTCTTTTCTCCTTGCCTCGTTTACTTGTTCAATCTTTTCTTTCAGATCCTTTATTTGCTCATCAACTTTCTGTTTCAAAGTGTCATTAAAATCTTGCACCTGCTTATGTAAAAAAGCTCTCTGCAATGCAGCTGACATAACAGACGATATTGACTTTATATAATCAATATCCTGTATTGAGTAGTTTGAACCATCTCTCTTATCTCCAAGAGCAAAAAACACATCCCATCCAAAATTCTCCTTGATTGTAAAAGGGATAAGACATTGGATATCCAGTTTCTTAAAGAAGTTTTCTAGCTCTTTTCTCTCACCATTTAAATATACTAATTCGTCCCTAATTACAGGCTTTTCAATTTTCTGTATAATCCCAATCTTATTGTCAATTTCACAACTTTCAGTGATGATTGAATATTGCTTTAATACCTCATTCTCTTTCATTACCAAAACACATGTTTTTGTACCGTAAACCTTTTCTAATAAGTTCTT
The genomic region above belongs to Candidatus Nomurabacteria bacterium and contains:
- the hflB gene encoding ATP-dependent zinc metalloprotease FtsH; amino-acid sequence: MDNNTNTPMRDLVNETQKNKTEPTPNARPSQPQGSGQRGMNPPSDIRKFKHRRRPSNTSLITTVAIAITLLFVWNFLMGIQSKGDEVSLSKIVRQVEDGDYEKIILKDDSVILEYEKDDVLMRRHALLTARTDFYERLDDAGVSINEIQNDFYEPNVALTIGDVISIVLLGAGLALVYMMLKSMQSSGGKIMDFGQSKARLIFGKKTGISFEDVAGIEEVKEELIEVVDFLKNPKKYVAIGARIPKGVLLVGAPGTGKTLLAKAVAGEAGVPFFHTSGSEFEEMLVGAGASRVRDLFTKAKKAAPCIIFIDEIDAVAKKRGTVLHSGAGEQTLNQILVEMDGLESRENVIVLAATNRPDVLDPAILRPGRFDRSVVVEMPEYEGRLAILKVHSKNKKFANNVDLTLLAKKTIGYSGADLENLLNEAAIMAVKEDRKTIEQDDLLEAYLKVKLGRQKRNKRTEEDLKRVAYHEAGHAVVAKLTKGAHPVEKISIVSRGMTGGVTVYVPEEEQTMVKVSQMVARITSAVAGKVAEEVFLEEMTTGASGDIKAATEVARAMVQRYGMSEKLGFVTYGNLEEVAYLGYQYGGDKDYSDSTAETIDQEVKRIIDEAQDNARKILQENSEIVKELVALLLKQEHVEADEFNALFEKVTKK
- a CDS encoding pyridoxamine 5'-phosphate oxidase family protein, translated to MLQEQIKEFLSQHNLMGISTISDDGSLWPAIVYYVYDDELNIYFMSDKNDLHPQNINKRDQVACTIFSSDQPSSGKKAGIQLSGVAEEISMIKSIKWMLKMWQSHIDKGGEPLMDAQDFLGLASDRIYKITPKRIKYFNNGLFEKNFEILDL
- a CDS encoding IS1595 family transposase; this translates as MKNKYLNRAHISERKFREILKYFAEDETTSKASKYSGVSRNSVNKLFHKIRVRIAELSVASTPELGEFEVDESYFGAKRVRGKRGRGAAGKTPVFGILKRDGKVFVNVVKNCRKEQLMPIIEGKVLEGSTIYSDGWKNYDGLILNGYDHYRVYHSKDEFVRGKAHVNGIESFWSFTKRRLAKFNGLTDEMFNLHLKESEWRWNRRGGIYDILLKEFRKNPL
- the polA gene encoding DNA polymerase I, which codes for MATIPKGKDLFLAIDANAIVHRAYHAFPDSLVNSKGVQVNAVYGFTSMLLNVLNEYMPKYIVCAFDTKKPTFRHTEFVDYKAHRKPTDQGLLDQFPYVEDILTAFNIPIMKREGYEADDILGDLSYRAKKGKWYDYNMDMLILSGDKDLLQLIGDNVYVCLPLGSFKNLLIYDTAETVKKLGVRPDQIVDLKGLVGDPSDNIPGVKGVGMKSAVGLLAKYGSIDEIYRHLDEIPPRQAKLLSEGVEQMELSRRLATIVEHIDEPIQLEDCLMSDFDRSKVLQLFNEMEFRSLVSKIPKQEVGRNEAVDQLGLFGTPSGGKVDDAGRVDLDSHGEVYSQGYVEALEVMPEDFDQVLREVLGCEKSLIVHVGDPTGTRGGELFLCGVDNSGELSVRKKLLDRETATMLASGFTTCKECETALIGWEGLCREVVSYNLYALDNMKVNVFDLQLVAHLLSSGDKDFQVSRLVFKYLGREIPDIMYGDHGIDGVQTLFDLYEKLLTELGSLGQGDFAVEKASDIGRSNRVMQNAYYDYEQRLSIVLAKMENRGIVTDLKGLKSMEEELTNEISTIEQAIYHDIGHEINLNSPKQLAEVLYDELALPHGRGKSGRSTREDILKKLSPAHPAIEKILSYRELAKMLGTYVKPLIDFSQNSEDGAIHTDYIQTGASSGRLASKDPNMQNLPLKGEWSSKIRRNFVSREGFTLLALDYSQVELRVFADMSSDPILIEDFNNGKDIHRSTAARIFGKDESEILPKERGLGKTINFGILYGQTKYGLSNLLNISVDEAGDYINEYFENYQGVRDFLAGVEAKALEQGYVETMLGRRRYIGGLNANNRQVVNASIREAINMPIQGTAADIIKIAMINVDRYITNKVKYKVFTLLQIHDELVFEVLDEIVDEVEAELTEIMKNCVQLKVPLLVNASRGRNIAELK
- the efp gene encoding elongation factor P, which translates into the protein MASFTDQIKKDMYIKIDGSVYLVTDRRYKTQGRQGGLIIFGAKNIETGQLINQTVKAGTKFEEVETSYSEMQYLYVDGESAYFMNTSTYETIPVNLEMIGDYAQYLKEGDKYLVMFYEGKPVNLRKNSTVELKVVESVDAVKGDTANSATKIVTTETGYKVKVPLFIKQGDVLVINTETGEYSGRA